A single genomic interval of Macadamia integrifolia cultivar HAES 741 chromosome 6, SCU_Mint_v3, whole genome shotgun sequence harbors:
- the LOC122082130 gene encoding putative invertase inhibitor, with the protein MRQSLSFFSSPVFFFLVILFLAKVDANIVNETCQKASQVDKELQYDLCVAALRQDPKSHIADLPGLGIISAKLVKDNATKIGSRIKKLMNDTKSDANLKGCLQDCKLLYSTAELKTKRAIESFKSKDYFEANTAVGAALTDADTCEEAFKESGLKSLLIVEYNSFYQLGAIPLAISFLLI; encoded by the coding sequence ATGAGACAATCCTTGtctttcttctcctcccctGTATTCTTCTTTCTGGTCATTCTATTTCTAGCCAAGGTTGATGCTAATATCGTCAATGAAACATGTCAAAAAGCTTCTCAGGTTGACAAGGAGCTCCAATATGACTTGTGCGTTGCGGCTCTTAGACAAGATCCCAAGAGCCACATTGCAGATCTCCCGGGGCTAGGGATCATCTCAGCAAAGTTAGTCAAAGACAATGCAACAAAGATTGGTTCACGCATTAAGAAGCTCATGAATGATACAAAATCTGATGCAAATCTTAAGGGCTGCTTGCAGGATTGTAAGTTGTTATACTCTACAGCGGAGCTTAAAACAAAACGTGCAATTGAATCCTTCAAATCTAAGGATTACTTTGAAGCTAATACCGCTGTGGGTGCCGCGTTGACCGATGCTGATACTTGTGAAGAAGCGTTCAAAGAGAGTGGCTTAAAATCGCTTTTGATAGTAGAGTATAATTCTTTCTACCAGTTGGGTGCAATTCCGCTGGCTATTAGCTTTCTTTTGATATGA